GCGGGGAACGGCATCGGGAGCCAGTTCTGCGCGTAGCTGTCGGCGGCCGCGATGTTCGTCTGGATCTCGGTCCTGCGGACGTCGGGACGCAGGCCCTGGGGGGTCTCCAGCGGTGACGGCACGTCCTGGATGCGCCGGACGGTGGTCTTCCACGTCGTGCCGTCGAACTGGTCGAGCGAGACGATCCGCAGATACATCTCGTCGGTCGTCTCGGCGTTCGTGCGGTACGACAGGACCTCGCGGTCCTCCGGCTGGTTCAGGCTGTCCTGGAGGGCCACCAGCGGATTGACCGCCGAGATCGTTCCGCCGCCGCCCGAACCGTCACCGCCCGCGCCGCCGGAGCCGTCGAGCAGACCGCCGTCCAGGGCGGGCAGCGCGAGCGGCACCACCAGGGCGATGCCGAGGGCGACCGCCCCGATGCGGCGCCCCGTGCGGACCGGGGCGAGCGCGCCGCTGTTGCTCTCCAGGCCTCCGGTGACCCGCCCCGGCGTGCGCGCCGCGCCGCCGAAGACACGGCCCCACTGCGAGAGCCGGTCCCGGCCCTCGGCCAGGAGCAGCAGCAGATACCCGGCGGCGGCCAGCAGGAACCACAGCCACCCGGCGCCGCCGTCGGAGAGGCCCGCCGCGACCGAGTAGAGGGCGAGCAGCGGAAGTCCGGCGGGTGCCGCCGTACGGAAGGTCACCGCGAGCGCGTCCACCGCGAGGCCGATCACCAGCACGCCGCCGACCAGCATCAGCCGGATGCCGTCGCTCAGCGGCGCCGGGATCATGTACTGACTGACGTCGTTGCCGCCCGCCTCCAGAAGCAGGCCGAACCGGCGGAACACGTCCGGTCCCGGCACGATGCCCGCCGGCGCCTGTTCCCGGGCGAACACCAGCGTCAGCAGGAACAGCGACACCAGCGCCTGTACCGCCACCGTGAGCGGCCTGGCCAGCGGCACCCGCCGGGCCAGCGCGCCCACCCCGCTCTGCAGTACGAGCAGGACGATCGCCTGCAGGAACCACGTCGCCGGATCGACGAGCGGCAGCAGCGAGCCCGACGCCATCAGCGTGGCCGCCGTGGCGCAGACCGCGAGCCGCGCGCGTCCGCTCATGAAAGTTCCCCCATGTCACTGTTCTCCACGGTCCAACGGCCCCGGCCGTTCATGCCCAACCCCCGGTCGTCGTGCCCGCCGCGGGAGCCGGGCCCGCGGCCGAGCGGGCGTGGTCCGCCTGCCGCCACAGGTCAGCGAAGCCCGCCCCCGGCGGCACCGACAGCGCCGCCCAGCCCGCCTCCCGGAGCATCTGCACGCACGACTCACCCGCAGCGGACGGCAGAGCACCCTGGCCCTGCGCCCACGCCGTGCTGTCCAGTACGAACGCGACGGCGGAGCCGCTGCGCCTGCGCATCTTGGCGACCACCGCGGCCTGCTCCTCGTCCAGGTCGCCGAGGAAGGCGACGAGGAGCCCTTCGTTCCCGCCGCGCAGCACGTCGTACGCCCGGGAGAGCCCGGCGCCGTCCGAGTGGTCGACCACCGCGAGGGTGTCCATCATCAGTCCGGCCGCGTCCGCCGACTCCTGGCTGGCCCCCGCGAACCCGTCCGAGCCCTCGCCCGGCACCGAGGCGCCCGTGTCGGTCAGCAGGCGCACCGAGAAGCCCCGTTCGAGCATGTGCACCAGGGTCGACGCCGTGCCCGAGACCGCCCACTCGAAGGCCGAGTCGGGCCCCGCGCCCCGGAACCCGGCGCTCCGGGTGTCCAGGAGCACCGTGCAGCGGGCGCGCTGCGGCTGTTCCTCGCGGCGCACCATCAGCTCGCCGTAGCGCGCCGTGGAGCGCCAGTGGACCCGGCGCAGGTCGTCGCCGTGTCGGTAGCCGCGCGGGATGACGTCGTCCTCGCCGGCCAGGGCCAGCGAGCGGTTGCGCCCGTCGCCGTACCCCTTCGCCTCGCCGGTCAGCCGCACCGGAGGCAGTGCCTCCACGCGCGGGATGACCGTCAGGGTGTCGTACGTCGAGAAGGAGCGCGTCAGTTCGCACATGCCGAACGGGTCCGTCAGGCGCAGCTGCAGCGGGCCCAGCGGATAGCGGCCGCGCAGGTCGGAGCGGACGCGGTAGGACACCTCGCGCCGTCCGCCCGCCTCCACGCGGTCCAGGACGAACCGGGGCCGCGGCCCGAGCACGTAGGGCACCCGGTCCTGGAGCATCAGCAGCCCGGTGGGCAGCCGCGAGACGTTGTCCATCCGCAGATGGACGCGGGCCTCCGAACCGGCGGGCACGCGCGCGGGGGACAGCCTGCGGCTGCCCGCCACGCGGTACCGGGTGCGGAACAGGACGGTGGCGCACACCAGGGGCAGTACGGCGAGCAGCAGCCCGACGCGCAGCAGGTCGCTCTGGCCGAGCACATAGGCACAGATGGCGGCGGCGACGCCGGCCGCGAGGAAGGAGCGGCCGCGGGTGGTCAGTCCCGCGAGAGCCGTGCGCACCCCGCCCTTCTCGCCCTCGGCGGGGCCCGCCGGCCTCCCCCCGGCCGTCATCACAGCCTCCGGGCGCCGGGCGGCTGCTGGTTGAAGTAGGCGCCCGGACCGGGCTGCACCGCGGCGGGCACCGGGGTGTGCTGCAGGATCTCCTGGACGACGGATTCGGCGGTGCGCCGGTTCAACTGGGCCTGCGCCGTGGGCAGCAGACGGTGCGCGAGGACCGCGACGGCCAGGGCCTGCACATCGTCCGGCAGCGCGAACTCACGGCCGCTGAGGGCGGCGGAGGCCTTGGCCGCGCGCAGCAGGTGCAGCGTCGCGCGCGGAGACGCCCCGAGTCTCAGGTCCGGGTGGTTGCGGGTCGCGCCGACCAGGTCCACCGCGTACCTGCGCACGGGCTCGGCCACGTGGACCGTGCGCACCGCGTCGATGAGCTTCACGATCTCGTGCGCGTGCGCCACCGGCTGGAGGTCGTCCAGGGGCGAGACACCGCCGTGGACGTCGAGCATCTGCAGCTCGGCCTCCGGCCCCGGATAGCCGATCGAGACGCGCGCCATGAAGCGGTCGCGCTGCGCCTCGGGCAGGGGGTAGGTCCCCTCCATCTCCACGGGGTTCTGCGTGGCCACCACCATGAAGGGACTCGGCAGTTCGTACGTCTGCCCGTCGATGGTGACCTGGCGCTCCTCCATGGACTCCAGGAGCGCGGACTGCGTCTTCGGAGACGCGCGGTTGATCTCGTCGCCGATCACGATCTGCGCGAAGATCGCCCCCGGTTTGAACTCGAAGTCCCTGCGCTGCTGATCGAAGATGGACACCCCGGTGATGTCCGACGGCAGCAGATCCGGTGTGAACTGGATCCGCCGCACGGAGCAGTCGATGGACCGCGCGAGTGCCTTGGCGAGCATGGTCTTGCCCACGCCCGGCACATCCTCGATGAGCAGGTGCCCCTCCGCCAGGAGCACAGTCAGCGAAAGCCGTACGACCTCTGGCTTGCCCTCGATCACACCCTCCACCGACCTGCGGACACGCTCCGCGGTCGTGGTCAGATCTGTGAGGCTCGCTCGATCGTCATAGGTCGTCACCCGGCCCTCCTCGGCCCTTCCCCGAGCTCACGAGGAGCAGGGGATACCCCATGTCCGGGCCGGACGCTCGCGCGCACGACCCGGTCCACCCAGAATTCATCGGCAGCACGCGGGAATGGTTCCGCGTGATGCCACCCCCGCATTGTTGTTGGGCATACCGGGTCGTGTCACTCGCCTGTGGATAACTGGCGGCGATTTGCCGGACCTTGCGGCCCTTTGTCAGTCACGCCCTTTGTCGGTCAGGCGGGGTCGATCTCCCGCAGCAACCCTGTCTTCACGTCGAACACAAAACCCCGGACGTCGTCCGTGTGCAGCAGGAACGGCGAGGTCCGCACGCGCTCCATCGACTGCCGCACGTCCTGGTCCACGTCGCGGAAGGCCTCCACCGCCCAGGAGGGGCGCTGTCCGACCTCCATCTCCAGGTCGTGCCGGAACTCCTCGGTGAGGGACTCGAGGCCGCAGGTGGTGTGGTGGATCAGCACGACGCTGCGGGTGCCGAGCGCGCGCTGGCTGATGGTCAGGGAGCGGATGACGTCGTCGGTCACCACGCCGCCCGCGTTGCGGATGGTGTGACAGTCACCGAGTTCGAGACCGAGGGCACCGTGCAGGTCGAGACGGGCGTCCATGCACGCGACGACGGCGACCTGCAGGACGGGGCGGGCGTCCATGCCGGGGTCGGTGAACCGGGAGGCGTATTTTCCGTTGGCTTCGACGAGGCGGTCGGTGACGTCTCCGGCGCCTATGGCGTCTGGCGTGTCGGGCGTGCGGTCCGGGGAGGCTGCGGAAGTCGACATGGCTATGACGTTAATGCGCGCTGATCGTCCGGGCCCGCTGTGAGGAGGGACAAAGAACGTCAAAGACTCTTGTTGTGAGCTAACCCACAGGGCGTGGAGGATGCGGCCGAACGGGTGGTCCAGCCGGTTCTCGTCCCCCCGTCGGGGACCCCGCCGCGACGCGCAGGCCGGTTGATTGACCGGGAGACACGGTGGACTAAAGTGACGCGAAGCGGGAGACGTGACCTGCTCCCTGCTGGACCGCACATCCCGGGGATTCCCTGAATCCCCCCACGTGCGCGGCGCGTACGTACGGCTCGGCCTCCTCCCGCTCCCGGTCGGCTGACGCCACTTCCCCGGCGCCAGCAGTCCATTCCCCTTCACGGAGCGGGTGGGGGCCCGGCGGTGCGTACGCACGCCGCGCCGGACCTGAGAGGGCCCCTTGAGCGACAACAGCCGACACGTCCCGGTGATGCTTCAGAGGTGCCTGGACATGCTGGCCCCCGCGCTCGCCGAGCCGGGCGCCGTCGTCGTCGACTGCACCCTGGGCCTCGGCGGCCACAGCGAGGCCCTCCTCGCCACCTTCCCCTCGGTCCGCCTCGTCGCCCTGGACCGCGACAAGGAGGCGCTGCGCCTGTCCGGCGAACGCCTCGCCCCCTACGGCGACCGGGCCACCCTGGTCCACGCGGTCTACGACGAACTCCCCGACGTGCTCGACCGCCTCGACATCCCGCGCGTCCAGGGCGTCCTCTTCGACCTCGGCGTCTCCTCCATGCAGCTCGACGAGGCGGACCGCGGCTTCGCGTACGCCCAGGACGCCCCCCTCGACATGCGCATGGACCAGACGACCGGCGTCAGCGCGGCCGAGGTGCTCAACACCTACGCGCCGGGCGAACTGGTGCGGATCCTGCGGGCGTACGGCGAGGAGAAGCAGGCCAAGCGCATCGTGAGCGCCGTCGTGCGCGAGCGCGAGAAGGAGCCGTTCAGCAACAGCGCACGGCTTGTCGAGCTCATCCGCGACTCCCTGCCGCAGGCCGCCAAGCGCACCGGCGGCAACCCCGCCAAGCGCACCTTCCAGGCCCTGCGCATCGAGGTCAACGGCGAGCTGAGCGTCCTGGAGCGGGCCGTCCCCGCGGCCGTGAAGTCGCTCGCCGTCGGCGGCAGGATCGCCGTCCTCTCGTACCACTCGCTGGAGGACCGCCTCGTCAAGCAGGTGTTCGCGGCCGGCGCCGCCACGACCGCGCCGCCCGGCCTGCCCGTCGTCCCCGAGCGCTACCAGCCGCGGCTCAAGCTCCTGACCCGAGGTGCCGAACTCCCCACCGAGGAGGAGGTCGCCGAGAACCGCAGGGCGGCGCCGGCCCGGCTGCGGGGCGCCCAGCGCATCCGCGAAGACGTCGGATAGCCCTGCTCCGCGCAGAACCCGCTGAT
The window above is part of the Streptomyces venezuelae genome. Proteins encoded here:
- a CDS encoding AAA family ATPase; translated protein: MTTYDDRASLTDLTTTAERVRRSVEGVIEGKPEVVRLSLTVLLAEGHLLIEDVPGVGKTMLAKALARSIDCSVRRIQFTPDLLPSDITGVSIFDQQRRDFEFKPGAIFAQIVIGDEINRASPKTQSALLESMEERQVTIDGQTYELPSPFMVVATQNPVEMEGTYPLPEAQRDRFMARVSIGYPGPEAELQMLDVHGGVSPLDDLQPVAHAHEIVKLIDAVRTVHVAEPVRRYAVDLVGATRNHPDLRLGASPRATLHLLRAAKASAALSGREFALPDDVQALAVAVLAHRLLPTAQAQLNRRTAESVVQEILQHTPVPAAVQPGPGAYFNQQPPGARRL
- a CDS encoding beta-class carbonic anhydrase yields the protein MSTSAASPDRTPDTPDAIGAGDVTDRLVEANGKYASRFTDPGMDARPVLQVAVVACMDARLDLHGALGLELGDCHTIRNAGGVVTDDVIRSLTISQRALGTRSVVLIHHTTCGLESLTEEFRHDLEMEVGQRPSWAVEAFRDVDQDVRQSMERVRTSPFLLHTDDVRGFVFDVKTGLLREIDPA
- a CDS encoding DUF58 domain-containing protein — translated: MTAGGRPAGPAEGEKGGVRTALAGLTTRGRSFLAAGVAAAICAYVLGQSDLLRVGLLLAVLPLVCATVLFRTRYRVAGSRRLSPARVPAGSEARVHLRMDNVSRLPTGLLMLQDRVPYVLGPRPRFVLDRVEAGGRREVSYRVRSDLRGRYPLGPLQLRLTDPFGMCELTRSFSTYDTLTVIPRVEALPPVRLTGEAKGYGDGRNRSLALAGEDDVIPRGYRHGDDLRRVHWRSTARYGELMVRREEQPQRARCTVLLDTRSAGFRGAGPDSAFEWAVSGTASTLVHMLERGFSVRLLTDTGASVPGEGSDGFAGASQESADAAGLMMDTLAVVDHSDGAGLSRAYDVLRGGNEGLLVAFLGDLDEEQAAVVAKMRRRSGSAVAFVLDSTAWAQGQGALPSAAGESCVQMLREAGWAALSVPPGAGFADLWRQADHARSAAGPAPAAGTTTGGWA
- the rsmH gene encoding 16S rRNA (cytosine(1402)-N(4))-methyltransferase RsmH, which produces MSDNSRHVPVMLQRCLDMLAPALAEPGAVVVDCTLGLGGHSEALLATFPSVRLVALDRDKEALRLSGERLAPYGDRATLVHAVYDELPDVLDRLDIPRVQGVLFDLGVSSMQLDEADRGFAYAQDAPLDMRMDQTTGVSAAEVLNTYAPGELVRILRAYGEEKQAKRIVSAVVREREKEPFSNSARLVELIRDSLPQAAKRTGGNPAKRTFQALRIEVNGELSVLERAVPAAVKSLAVGGRIAVLSYHSLEDRLVKQVFAAGAATTAPPGLPVVPERYQPRLKLLTRGAELPTEEEVAENRRAAPARLRGAQRIREDVG